The following coding sequences lie in one Mycobacterium sp. DL440 genomic window:
- the rho gene encoding transcription termination factor Rho: MTDTDLFTADNANGTGDSPNAVTSESAATADNAAPAAASAPGSDTARRASSARPAALSTMVLPELRALAKEIGVEGASGLRKSELIAAIRAHRSESSSATTEAKQAPVDVQSDAGAETAEQPATRRRERRGSTRQAGSPAADAVKDDAGKDAGGDTGNTSAEAEVKADSAADASAAPDASTKDAAPAAEQQEKPARQDKRDRQDRRDKREQSDSANKAEDKRDNKQDRDNKQDRDQKQDRDQKQDKGQGREQSDQQDNQQNRGGNASSNADDDGDGDGRQGRRGRRFRDRDRRRRGERGTEGGNDTELREDDVVQPVAGILDVLDNYAFVRTSGYLAGPNDVYVSMNMVRKNGLRRGDAVTGAVRVAREGEGGGGQNPRQKFNPLVRLDSVNGGPVEAAKNRPDFTKLTPLYPNQRLRLETTPERLTTRVIDLIMPIGKGQRALIVSPPKAGKTTIMQDIANAITRNNPECHLMVVLVDERPEEVTDMQRSVKGEVIASTFDRPPSDHTQAAELAIERAKRLVEQGKDVVVLLDSITRLGRAYNNASPASGRILSGGVDSTALYPPKRFLGAARNIEHGGSLTIIATAMVETGSTGDTVIFEEFKGTGNAELKLDRKIAERRVFPAVDVNPSGTRKDELLLSPDEFAIVHKLRRVLSGLDSHQAIDLLMSQLRKTKTNYEFLVQVSKTTPGSMDVD; encoded by the coding sequence GTGACAGATACGGACCTCTTCACGGCTGACAATGCCAATGGCACCGGAGATTCGCCGAACGCCGTGACATCTGAAAGCGCTGCGACCGCTGACAATGCGGCGCCGGCTGCTGCCTCTGCGCCCGGATCCGACACCGCGCGGCGCGCTTCGAGCGCCCGGCCCGCGGCGCTGTCGACCATGGTGCTGCCTGAGCTGCGAGCGCTGGCCAAGGAAATCGGCGTTGAAGGCGCGTCCGGTTTGCGCAAGAGTGAGCTGATCGCAGCTATTCGCGCGCACCGTAGTGAATCCAGCAGTGCCACCACCGAGGCCAAGCAGGCCCCCGTCGACGTCCAGTCGGACGCTGGTGCCGAGACTGCCGAGCAACCGGCGACCCGTCGCCGTGAGCGCCGCGGATCGACGCGTCAGGCCGGTTCTCCGGCCGCCGACGCCGTCAAGGACGACGCTGGTAAAGACGCTGGTGGTGACACCGGCAACACATCCGCCGAGGCTGAGGTGAAGGCTGATTCCGCAGCTGATGCCAGCGCCGCACCTGATGCCAGCACCAAGGACGCCGCGCCCGCTGCCGAGCAGCAGGAAAAGCCTGCCAGGCAGGACAAGCGCGACCGGCAGGATCGGCGCGACAAGCGCGAGCAGTCCGACTCTGCCAACAAGGCCGAGGACAAGCGCGACAACAAGCAGGACCGCGACAACAAGCAGGACCGCGACCAGAAGCAGGACCGCGACCAGAAGCAGGACAAGGGTCAGGGTCGCGAGCAGTCCGATCAGCAGGACAACCAGCAGAACCGGGGCGGCAACGCCTCTTCCAACGCCGATGACGATGGGGACGGGGACGGCCGTCAGGGCCGCCGCGGCCGCCGGTTCCGCGACCGCGACCGTCGCCGTCGTGGCGAGCGCGGCACCGAGGGCGGCAACGACACCGAACTGCGCGAGGACGACGTCGTCCAACCGGTGGCCGGCATCCTCGATGTCCTGGACAACTACGCATTCGTCCGCACCTCGGGCTACCTGGCCGGGCCGAACGACGTGTACGTGTCGATGAACATGGTCCGCAAGAACGGTCTGCGCCGTGGTGACGCCGTCACCGGTGCGGTCCGGGTGGCCCGCGAGGGCGAGGGCGGTGGAGGCCAGAACCCGCGGCAGAAGTTCAACCCGCTGGTGCGCCTGGACAGTGTCAACGGCGGTCCGGTGGAAGCGGCCAAGAACCGGCCCGATTTCACCAAGCTGACCCCGCTGTACCCGAACCAGCGGCTGCGTCTGGAGACCACTCCCGAGCGGCTGACCACCCGCGTGATCGACCTGATCATGCCGATCGGCAAGGGACAGCGTGCCCTGATCGTGTCGCCGCCCAAGGCCGGTAAGACCACGATCATGCAGGACATCGCCAACGCGATCACCCGCAACAACCCGGAATGCCACCTCATGGTGGTGCTCGTCGACGAGCGCCCGGAAGAGGTCACCGACATGCAGCGTTCGGTGAAGGGCGAGGTCATCGCCTCGACCTTCGACCGCCCGCCGTCAGACCACACCCAGGCGGCCGAGCTCGCGATCGAGCGGGCCAAGCGCCTGGTCGAGCAGGGCAAGGACGTCGTGGTGTTGCTGGACTCGATCACCCGTCTGGGACGTGCGTACAACAACGCGTCCCCGGCGTCGGGCCGCATCCTGTCCGGTGGTGTGGACTCCACCGCGCTGTACCCGCCGAAGCGTTTCCTCGGTGCAGCGCGCAACATCGAACACGGTGGCTCGTTGACCATCATCGCCACGGCAATGGTCGAGACCGGCTCCACCGGTGACACCGTGATCTTCGAAGAGTTCAAGGGCACCGGCAACGCCGAGCTCAAGCTCGACCGCAAGATCGCCGAGCGCCGGGTGTTCCCCGCGGTCGACGTCAACCCGTCGGGTACCCGCAAGGACGAGCTGCTGCTCAGCCCGGACGAGTTCGCGATCGTGCACAAGCTGCGCCGCGTGCTGTCCGGACTGGATTCGCATCAGGCCATCGACCTGCTGATGAGCCAGCTGCGCAAGACCAAGACCAACTACGAGTTCCTGGTGCAGGTCTCCAAGACCACTCCGGGCTCGATGGACGTCGACTAA
- the thrC gene encoding threonine synthase, producing the protein MNPGTQGKTSAGPVHRPWPGLIEAYRDRLPVGENWTPITLLEGGTPLIHAKRLSELTGCTVHLKVEGLNPTGSFKDRGMTVAVTEALARGQEAVLCASTGNTSASAAAYAAQAGITCAVLIPQGKIAMGKLAQAVMYGAKIIQVDGNFDDCLELARKITADFPTIALVNSVNPYRIEGQKTAAFEIVDALGTAPDVHALPVGNAGNITAYWKGYTEYHRDGLSDRLPRMLGTQAAGAAPLVLGEPVKEPETIATAIRIGSPASWSGAVEAQQQSKGRFLAATDEEILAAYHLIARNEGVFVEPASAASVAGLLKSIEDGWVKRGSTVVCTVTGNGLKDPDTALKDMPTVTPVPVDPVAVVAKLGLV; encoded by the coding sequence ATGAACCCCGGGACGCAAGGAAAGACCAGTGCAGGGCCGGTGCACCGACCCTGGCCGGGATTGATCGAGGCCTACCGAGATCGCCTCCCGGTCGGCGAGAACTGGACGCCGATCACCTTGCTCGAGGGCGGCACGCCGCTCATCCATGCCAAGCGGCTGAGCGAACTCACCGGCTGCACAGTGCATCTCAAGGTCGAGGGACTCAACCCGACCGGGTCTTTCAAGGACCGCGGCATGACGGTGGCGGTCACCGAGGCGCTGGCCCGTGGACAGGAGGCCGTGCTGTGCGCCTCCACCGGTAACACCTCGGCCTCGGCAGCGGCCTACGCCGCTCAGGCCGGTATCACCTGTGCCGTGCTGATCCCGCAGGGCAAGATCGCCATGGGCAAGCTCGCGCAGGCCGTCATGTACGGCGCCAAGATCATCCAGGTCGACGGCAACTTCGACGACTGCCTCGAATTGGCCCGCAAGATCACCGCGGATTTCCCGACCATCGCGCTGGTGAACTCGGTCAACCCGTACCGCATCGAGGGGCAGAAGACCGCCGCGTTCGAGATTGTCGACGCACTGGGCACCGCCCCCGACGTCCATGCGTTGCCGGTGGGCAACGCGGGCAACATCACCGCGTACTGGAAGGGTTACACCGAGTATCACCGCGACGGCCTGTCGGACCGGCTTCCGCGGATGCTCGGCACCCAAGCCGCCGGAGCTGCCCCGCTGGTGTTGGGTGAGCCGGTCAAGGAGCCCGAGACCATCGCCACCGCCATCCGGATCGGTTCGCCGGCGTCGTGGTCCGGTGCGGTCGAGGCTCAGCAGCAGTCCAAGGGCCGCTTCCTGGCCGCCACGGATGAGGAGATCCTCGCGGCGTATCACCTGATCGCCCGTAACGAAGGCGTGTTCGTCGAGCCGGCGTCGGCGGCCAGCGTGGCAGGTCTGCTCAAGTCGATCGAGGACGGCTGGGTCAAGCGTGGCTCGACAGTGGTCTGCACCGTCACCGGCAACGGCCTCAAGGATCCCGACACTGCGCTCAAGGACATGCCCACCGTCACCCCGGTGCCCGTCGATCCGGTCGCCGTCGTCGCCAAACTCGGACTGGTCTGA
- the argS gene encoding arginine--tRNA ligase, with translation MTPADLAELLKATAAAVLTEHDLDTAALPDTVTVERPRNLEHGDYATNLALQLGKKVGINPRELAGWLATALAAADGIASAEVAGPGFVNLRIEASAQGVIVTNVLTAGAGYGNSTELAEKVNLEFVSANPTGPIHIGGTRWAAVGDALGRLLSTQGADVTREYYFNDHGGQIDRFARSLVAAAKGEPAPEDGYAGTYINDIAASVLAKRPDAMSLPADEQQEAFREIGVDLMFTHIKESLHEFGTEFDVYTHEDSMHTSGRVEQAIAKLRETGSIYEKDGATWLRTTEFGDDKDRVVIKSDGNPAYIAGDIAYYLDKRERGFDLCIYMLGADHHGYIARLKAVAAALGEDPATVEVLIGQMVNLVRDGQPVRMSKRAGTVITLDDLVEAIGVDAARYSLIRSSVDTPIDIDLALWSSASSENPVYYVQYAHARLSALARNAADLGVAADAAHLDLLTHDKEGILIRNLGEFPRVLKAAAALREPHRVCRYLEDLAGDYHRFYDACRVLPQGDEEPGDLNSARLALCEATRQVIANGLAILGVSAPERM, from the coding sequence GTGACCCCCGCTGACCTTGCAGAGCTGCTCAAGGCTACTGCCGCCGCAGTGCTGACCGAACATGACCTGGACACCGCCGCGTTGCCCGACACCGTCACGGTCGAGCGCCCGCGCAACCTTGAGCACGGCGACTATGCGACCAACCTCGCGCTGCAGCTCGGTAAGAAGGTCGGGATCAATCCGCGCGAGCTGGCGGGCTGGCTGGCCACCGCCCTGGCCGCGGCCGACGGCATCGCCTCCGCTGAGGTCGCCGGACCCGGCTTCGTCAACCTGCGTATCGAGGCCTCTGCGCAGGGCGTCATCGTCACCAACGTGCTTACCGCGGGCGCGGGCTACGGCAACTCGACCGAACTCGCCGAGAAGGTCAACCTCGAATTCGTCTCGGCCAACCCGACCGGGCCCATCCACATCGGCGGCACCCGCTGGGCCGCCGTGGGCGATGCGCTGGGACGGCTGCTGTCGACTCAAGGCGCCGACGTCACCCGCGAGTACTACTTCAACGACCACGGCGGCCAGATCGACCGCTTCGCCCGCTCGTTGGTCGCCGCGGCCAAGGGGGAGCCGGCCCCGGAGGACGGGTACGCGGGTACCTACATCAACGACATCGCCGCGTCCGTGCTGGCCAAGCGGCCCGATGCGATGAGCCTGCCCGCCGACGAACAGCAGGAAGCCTTCCGCGAGATCGGTGTGGACCTGATGTTCACCCACATCAAGGAGTCGCTGCACGAGTTCGGCACCGAGTTCGACGTCTACACCCACGAAGACTCGATGCACACCTCCGGCCGCGTCGAGCAGGCCATCGCCAAGCTGCGTGAGACCGGCAGTATCTACGAGAAGGACGGCGCAACCTGGTTGCGCACCACCGAATTCGGTGACGACAAGGACCGCGTCGTCATCAAGAGCGACGGCAACCCGGCTTATATCGCCGGGGACATCGCCTATTACCTGGACAAGCGCGAACGCGGGTTCGACCTGTGCATCTACATGCTCGGCGCGGACCACCACGGCTACATCGCCCGGCTCAAGGCCGTTGCGGCCGCACTGGGGGAGGACCCGGCCACCGTCGAGGTGCTGATCGGCCAGATGGTCAACCTGGTCCGCGACGGCCAGCCGGTCCGGATGAGCAAGCGTGCCGGCACTGTCATCACCCTCGACGATCTGGTCGAGGCCATCGGCGTCGACGCCGCGCGGTATTCGCTCATCCGGTCCTCGGTGGACACGCCGATCGACATCGATCTGGCGCTCTGGTCCAGCGCGTCCAGCGAAAACCCGGTCTACTACGTGCAATACGCGCACGCCCGGCTGTCGGCGCTGGCCCGCAACGCCGCCGATCTCGGGGTCGCCGCCGATGCCGCACACCTGGATCTGCTGACCCACGACAAAGAGGGCATCCTGATCCGCAACCTGGGTGAGTTCCCGCGTGTGCTCAAAGCCGCTGCGGCACTACGTGAACCGCACCGCGTGTGCCGGTACCTGGAAGACCTGGCCGGCGACTATCACCGGTTCTACGACGCCTGCCGCGTGCTGCCGCAGGGCGATGAAGAACCGGGCGACCTGAATTCGGCGCGGCTCGCGCTGTGTGAGGCCACCCGCCAGGTGATCGCCAACGGTCTGGCCATCCTCGGCGTCAGTGCCCCGGAGCGCATGTGA
- the lysA gene encoding diaminopimelate decarboxylase: MLLLAPNVWPRNLVRGDDGVVSIAGVPVTELAADYDTPLFVIDEDDFRSRCRDIAAAFGGGEHVHYASKAFLCTEIARWVNAEGLSLDVATGGELAVALRADFPPERITVHGNNKSVVELTAAVKAGVGHIVLDSEIEIERLDAIAGAAGVVQDVLVRVTPGVEAHTHEFISTAHEDQKFGLSLASGAAMDAVRKVFVTDNLRLVGLHCHVGSQIFDVAGFEVAAHRVIGLLRDVVSEFGVEKTSQMSVIDLGGGLGISYVPSDDPPPMKELADKLKAIVHSESEAVGLPTPKLVVEPGRAIAGPGTITLYEVGTVKDVAISSTAQRRYVSVDGGMSDNIRPALYDAEYDARLVSRTSDAPATLARIVGKHCETGDIVVRDTWVSDDIGPGDLLAVAATGAYCYSMSSRYNLLCRPAVVAVKDGKARLVLRRETVDDLLSLEVSGQ; the protein is encoded by the coding sequence ATCCTGCTGCTGGCCCCGAACGTGTGGCCGCGCAACCTGGTTCGCGGCGACGACGGTGTGGTGTCGATAGCCGGAGTGCCGGTCACCGAGTTGGCGGCCGACTACGACACCCCGTTGTTCGTGATCGACGAGGACGACTTCCGGTCCCGTTGCCGCGACATCGCCGCAGCCTTCGGCGGCGGTGAGCACGTCCACTATGCGTCCAAGGCGTTCCTCTGCACCGAGATCGCCCGCTGGGTCAATGCCGAAGGTCTCTCGCTCGACGTGGCGACTGGCGGTGAGCTGGCGGTGGCACTGCGCGCGGATTTCCCGCCGGAACGAATCACGGTGCACGGGAACAACAAATCCGTCGTCGAGCTCACTGCTGCGGTCAAGGCCGGGGTCGGGCATATCGTGCTGGACTCCGAGATCGAGATCGAGCGTCTGGACGCCATCGCCGGGGCGGCCGGCGTGGTCCAGGATGTGCTGGTGCGGGTGACGCCCGGTGTCGAGGCGCACACCCACGAGTTCATCTCCACCGCCCACGAGGACCAGAAGTTCGGGCTGTCGCTGGCAAGCGGCGCGGCGATGGATGCGGTGCGCAAGGTGTTCGTCACCGACAACCTGCGGCTGGTCGGCCTGCATTGCCATGTCGGTAGTCAGATCTTCGACGTGGCCGGCTTCGAGGTGGCCGCCCACCGTGTGATCGGCCTGCTGCGTGACGTCGTGTCCGAATTCGGTGTCGAGAAGACATCGCAGATGTCGGTCATCGACCTCGGTGGGGGACTGGGGATCTCGTACGTCCCGTCCGACGACCCGCCGCCGATGAAGGAACTGGCCGACAAGCTCAAGGCCATCGTGCACAGCGAGTCCGAGGCGGTGGGACTGCCGACACCGAAGCTCGTGGTGGAACCGGGCCGCGCCATTGCCGGGCCGGGGACCATCACGCTGTACGAGGTCGGCACCGTCAAGGACGTGGCGATCAGCTCCACTGCGCAGCGACGCTACGTGAGCGTCGACGGCGGGATGAGCGACAACATCCGCCCGGCGCTGTATGACGCCGAGTACGACGCCCGCCTGGTGTCCCGCACCAGCGACGCGCCCGCGACGCTGGCGCGCATCGTCGGAAAGCACTGCGAGACCGGCGACATCGTGGTCCGCGACACCTGGGTCTCCGACGACATCGGGCCCGGTGACTTGCTGGCCGTTGCCGCCACCGGTGCCTACTGCTACTCGATGTCGAGCCGGTACAACCTGTTGTGCCGACCTGCTGTGGTGGCCGTGAAGGACGGCAAGGCACGGTTGGTGCTCCGTCGGGAGACCGTCGACGATCTTTTGAGCCTGGAGGTGAGTGGTCAATGA
- a CDS encoding TetR/AcrR family transcriptional regulator produces the protein MYLTPRNRPEVQETPQLTSTTAPRSVRDRLIDAAEECLRTKGIRATTVSEVAEAAGVSRGWLYRHFPDKVTLLGAVIVRLNDTFWSEAQAMLEQIEGLDRQIAWGVGNGLRAYDDPGAVLMKLRTDEPEEFAACAGAGVQGMIPDLAEFWSPYLAAARDRGEVRADIDVPEASEWVARVLISLATVPGNTLNPSDGDAVLAQVRRYLMPGLRPETTS, from the coding sequence ATGTACCTAACGCCCCGCAACCGCCCCGAAGTTCAGGAGACGCCACAGTTGACCAGCACCACGGCACCCCGCAGCGTGCGAGATCGACTGATCGACGCTGCCGAGGAATGCCTGCGAACCAAGGGCATTCGTGCGACCACCGTCTCGGAGGTCGCCGAGGCCGCCGGAGTGTCCCGCGGGTGGCTCTACCGCCATTTCCCGGACAAGGTGACGCTGCTGGGCGCAGTGATCGTGCGACTCAATGACACGTTCTGGTCGGAAGCCCAGGCCATGCTCGAGCAGATCGAGGGCCTGGATCGCCAGATCGCCTGGGGTGTCGGCAACGGGCTGCGAGCCTATGACGATCCGGGCGCGGTGTTGATGAAACTCCGGACCGACGAGCCCGAGGAATTCGCGGCCTGTGCGGGCGCCGGCGTGCAGGGCATGATCCCGGACCTCGCCGAGTTCTGGTCGCCCTATCTGGCGGCCGCCCGCGACCGTGGCGAGGTCCGCGCCGACATCGACGTCCCCGAAGCATCGGAATGGGTTGCCCGCGTGTTGATCTCATTGGCGACAGTCCCGGGGAACACCCTGAATCCCAGTGACGGGGACGCGGTCCTCGCCCAGGTTCGGCGCTATTTGATGCCCGGGTTGCGCCCGGAGACAACTTCCTGA
- the thrB gene encoding homoserine kinase has product MNQTLPAGLTATAVVAASSANLGPGFDSLGLALSLYDEIIVETTESGLQLEVEGEGAGQVPLDATHLVVRAIEAGLQATGHRAAGLIVRCRNEIPHSRGLGSSAAAVVGGLAVVNGLVAQAGSDTVTEDQLIQLSSEFEGHPDNAAAAVLGGAVVSWTETDDDGRPRYRAVPVRVHPDIRLFPAVPQQRSSTAETRAVLPEQVSHVDARFNLSRAALLVVALTERPDLLMTATQDVLHQPQREAAMPASAEYLQLLRRCGIAAVLSGAGPTVLGLSSQVGLPGEAVDYGTAKGFSVKEMSVGAGVRWTSGVAARN; this is encoded by the coding sequence GTGAATCAGACCCTGCCCGCCGGGCTCACGGCCACTGCTGTCGTCGCAGCCTCGAGTGCCAACCTCGGACCAGGCTTCGACAGTCTGGGGTTGGCGCTCAGCCTGTACGACGAAATCATCGTCGAGACAACCGAATCCGGCCTTCAGCTGGAGGTTGAAGGCGAGGGTGCGGGTCAAGTTCCGCTGGACGCGACGCATCTTGTGGTTCGCGCCATCGAGGCCGGGTTGCAGGCCACGGGCCACCGTGCCGCCGGTCTGATCGTGCGCTGCCGCAACGAGATTCCACATTCGCGTGGGCTCGGATCATCGGCCGCTGCCGTGGTCGGTGGTTTGGCGGTAGTCAATGGCCTTGTGGCGCAAGCGGGTTCGGATACCGTGACTGAGGATCAGCTGATCCAGCTGTCCAGTGAGTTCGAAGGCCACCCGGACAACGCGGCAGCGGCCGTGCTGGGCGGGGCGGTGGTGTCCTGGACCGAAACCGATGACGACGGTCGACCGAGGTACCGCGCGGTGCCGGTGCGGGTGCATCCGGATATCCGCCTGTTCCCCGCGGTCCCGCAGCAGCGGTCGTCTACCGCCGAGACCCGGGCCGTGCTGCCCGAGCAGGTCAGCCACGTCGATGCCCGCTTCAACCTCAGCCGGGCCGCCCTACTGGTGGTGGCACTGACCGAGCGGCCCGATCTGTTGATGACCGCCACGCAGGATGTGTTGCATCAACCACAACGCGAGGCGGCGATGCCGGCCTCGGCGGAATACCTCCAGCTGCTCCGGCGTTGTGGTATTGCAGCAGTGCTGTCCGGGGCCGGACCTACGGTTCTGGGACTGAGTTCGCAGGTAGGACTACCTGGTGAGGCCGTGGATTACGGCACCGCCAAAGGGTTCAGCGTCAAGGAAATGTCGGTCGGAGCGGGCGTCCGCTGGACGTCGGGTGTGGCCGCCAGGAACTGA
- the fadD1 gene encoding fatty-acid--CoA ligase FadD1, with amino-acid sequence MAETLQQLLREREGSEAVAIKYGDRSWTWREHIAEAKAQAATLIGAADALRPLHVGTLLGNTPDMLTALAAAGLGGYVLCGINNTRRGDALARDIARVECQVVLVDEHHRRLLDGLDLPGVTVIDVSDTTWSPQELTPHREVGPDDTFMMIFTSGTSGEPKAVQVAHSIVLFSAAALVQRYDLTEADTCYLAMPLFHSNGVYAGWGVALSSGAAMAPAQFSASGFLPDIRRYGATYMNYVGKPLAYILATAEQPDDHDNTLRVAFGNEAADRDIDEFSRRFGCSVWDGFGSTELAIIITRSEGTPAGSVGQGFPGVAIYAPETLEECPAAQFDDTGALINAEAATGELVNTNGSGMFRGYHNDQGATDERLRHGMYWSGDLAYRDADGWIYLAGRTADWMRVDGENITAAPIERILLRQPVISRVAVYPVPDEFVGDQVMAAVVLRDGQELTPDEFSVFLAQQQDLSPKSWPRYVWIADDLPSTATNKILKRELVVLGTDPAGRVLWKRDGTVYAAL; translated from the coding sequence ATGGCCGAAACGCTGCAGCAGTTGCTCCGGGAACGCGAAGGGAGCGAGGCGGTCGCCATCAAGTACGGCGACCGGAGCTGGACCTGGCGTGAGCATATCGCCGAGGCGAAGGCCCAGGCTGCGACCCTGATCGGGGCGGCCGACGCGCTGCGTCCGCTGCATGTCGGCACCCTTTTGGGCAACACGCCCGACATGCTGACCGCGCTGGCGGCAGCGGGGCTCGGCGGCTACGTGCTATGCGGCATCAACAACACCCGTCGGGGCGATGCGCTGGCCCGCGACATCGCCCGGGTCGAATGCCAGGTCGTCCTGGTCGATGAACACCATCGGCGACTGCTCGACGGTCTCGACCTGCCGGGCGTCACCGTCATCGACGTATCGGACACCACCTGGTCACCGCAGGAACTCACCCCGCACCGCGAGGTCGGGCCCGACGACACCTTCATGATGATCTTCACCTCGGGCACCAGTGGCGAGCCCAAGGCCGTTCAGGTGGCGCATTCCATCGTGTTGTTCTCGGCGGCCGCGCTGGTGCAGCGCTACGACCTGACCGAGGCGGACACCTGCTACCTGGCCATGCCGCTCTTCCACTCGAACGGGGTGTACGCCGGATGGGGCGTGGCGCTCAGCTCGGGCGCGGCCATGGCGCCGGCACAGTTCTCCGCATCCGGGTTCCTCCCGGACATCCGCCGTTACGGCGCGACGTACATGAACTACGTCGGCAAGCCACTGGCCTACATCCTGGCCACCGCCGAGCAACCCGACGACCACGACAACACCCTGCGTGTGGCGTTCGGCAACGAGGCCGCCGACCGCGACATCGACGAATTCAGCCGCCGGTTCGGGTGCAGCGTGTGGGACGGATTCGGCTCGACGGAACTGGCGATCATCATCACCCGTTCCGAGGGCACCCCCGCCGGCAGTGTCGGCCAGGGCTTCCCGGGCGTGGCGATCTACGCCCCGGAGACCCTCGAGGAATGCCCGGCTGCACAATTCGATGACACCGGGGCCCTGATCAACGCCGAGGCCGCCACAGGCGAGCTGGTCAACACCAACGGCAGCGGGATGTTCCGCGGCTATCACAACGACCAGGGTGCGACCGATGAACGGCTGCGCCACGGCATGTACTGGTCGGGCGATCTGGCCTACCGCGATGCCGATGGCTGGATCTACCTCGCCGGGCGTACCGCGGACTGGATGAGGGTGGATGGCGAGAACATCACCGCGGCGCCGATCGAACGAATCCTGTTGCGGCAGCCGGTGATCAGCCGGGTTGCGGTCTATCCGGTGCCCGACGAGTTCGTCGGTGACCAGGTGATGGCCGCCGTCGTGCTGCGCGACGGTCAGGAATTGACGCCCGACGAGTTCAGCGTATTCCTGGCGCAGCAGCAGGATCTGTCACCGAAATCCTGGCCACGCTACGTCTGGATCGCCGACGACCTGCCCAGCACAGCGACGAACAAGATTCTCAAGCGTGAACTGGTCGTCCTCGGTACCGATCCGGCCGGCCGGGTGCTGTGGAAGCGCGACGGCAC
- a CDS encoding homoserine dehydrogenase has translation MSEKPIGVAVLGLGNVGSEVVRIINESATDLAARIGAPLEVRGIGVRKVSGDRGVPEDLLTDDIVELVSRDDVDIVVELMGPVKPARKAILAALEQGKSVVTANKALMAQSTGELAQAAEKARVDLYFEAAVAGAIPVIRPLTQSLAGDSVLRVAGIVNGTTNYILSEMDSTGADYTSALADASALGYAEADPTADVEGYDAAAKAAILASIAFHTRVTADDVYREGITKVSAADFESARALGCTIKLLAICERITSDEGKQRVSARVYPALVPLTHPLAAVNGAFNAVVVEAEAAGRLMFYGQGAGGVPTASAVMGDVVMAARNRVQGGRGPRESKYAKLPIAPIGFIPTRYYVNMNVSDRPGVLSAVAAEFAKREVGIAEVRQEGMLDEGGQPSGARIVVVTHQATDAALSETVEALADLDVVQTINSVLRMEGTNA, from the coding sequence ATGAGTGAGAAGCCCATCGGCGTAGCGGTACTGGGGCTGGGCAACGTCGGCAGCGAAGTGGTGCGCATCATCAACGAGAGCGCCACCGATCTCGCCGCCCGCATCGGCGCCCCGCTCGAGGTGCGCGGCATCGGAGTGCGCAAGGTCTCCGGTGACCGTGGCGTGCCGGAGGATCTGCTCACCGACGACATCGTCGAGCTGGTGTCGCGCGACGACGTGGACATCGTGGTGGAGTTGATGGGCCCGGTGAAGCCGGCCCGCAAGGCCATCCTGGCCGCCCTCGAGCAGGGCAAGTCAGTGGTCACCGCCAACAAGGCGCTGATGGCACAGTCCACCGGCGAACTGGCGCAGGCCGCCGAAAAGGCGCGCGTCGACCTGTATTTCGAGGCCGCGGTCGCTGGTGCGATCCCCGTCATCCGTCCGCTGACCCAGTCACTGGCCGGTGATTCGGTGCTGCGGGTGGCCGGCATCGTCAACGGCACCACCAATTACATCCTGTCCGAGATGGACAGCACCGGAGCCGATTACACCTCGGCGCTGGCCGATGCCAGCGCGTTGGGCTATGCCGAGGCTGATCCCACCGCCGACGTCGAGGGCTACGACGCCGCGGCCAAGGCCGCGATTCTCGCCTCGATTGCTTTTCATACCCGGGTCACTGCCGACGACGTCTATCGCGAAGGCATCACCAAGGTGAGCGCCGCCGACTTCGAGTCGGCCCGAGCGCTGGGCTGCACCATCAAACTGCTGGCGATCTGCGAGCGGATCACCAGCGATGAAGGCAAGCAACGGGTTTCGGCCCGCGTCTATCCGGCGCTGGTGCCGTTGACGCACCCGCTGGCCGCGGTCAACGGCGCCTTCAACGCGGTGGTGGTCGAGGCCGAGGCGGCCGGCCGGCTGATGTTCTACGGCCAGGGCGCCGGGGGAGTGCCGACCGCGTCGGCCGTGATGGGTGACGTTGTGATGGCCGCGCGCAACCGGGTCCAGGGCGGCCGTGGTCCGCGGGAATCCAAGTACGCCAAGCTGCCGATCGCTCCGATCGGCTTCATCCCCACCCGCTACTACGTGAACATGAACGTCTCCGATCGTCCCGGTGTGTTGTCCGCGGTGGCAGCCGAATTCGCCAAGCGCGAGGTCGGCATCGCCGAGGTGCGCCAGGAGGGCATGCTCGACGAGGGCGGGCAGCCGAGTGGTGCCCGCATCGTGGTGGTCACCCACCAGGCCACCGATGCCGCGCTCTCGGAGACCGTCGAGGCACTGGCCGATCTCGATGTGGTGCAGACCATCAACAGCGTGCTGCGTATGGAAGGAACGAACGCATGA